The following are encoded together in the Montipora foliosa isolate CH-2021 chromosome 12, ASM3666993v2, whole genome shotgun sequence genome:
- the LOC137978796 gene encoding cancer/testis antigen family 47 member C1-like, translating into MTPGHTRTVVSPRLKLKRPVPEEVEAGIVEDGPEEAAAGVVEEEAEELAVLIGEKGAEEISAGVGEERAEEEMTAGAATEDVAEEATEEGAGEEEMTAGAATEDVAEEATEEGAGETKAEEAGSLSLEETISGCGKPFLACDLISRNLNLM; encoded by the exons ATGACCCCTGG ACACACTCGCACGGTGGTGTCACCCAGACTGAAACTCAAAAGGCCAGTCCCAGAGGAGGTGGAGGCTGGAATAGTGGAGGACGGGCCAGAAGAGGCGGCGGCTGGAGTAGTGGAGGAGGAGGCAGAGGAACTGGCGGTTCTAATTGGGGAGAAGGGGGCGGAGGAGATTTCGGCTGGTGTTGGGGAGGAGCGAGCGGAGGAGGAGATGACTGCGGGGGCAGCGACGGAGGATGTTGCGGAGGAGGCGACGGAGGAGGGTGCTGGGGAGGAGGAGATGACTGCGGGGGCAGCGACGGAGGATGTTGCGGAGGAGGCGACGGAGGAGGGTGCTGGGGAGACTAAGGCTGAAGAAGCCGGAAGCTTAAGTTTGGAAGAAACAATTTCAGGTTGTGGAAAACCTTTTCTTGCTTGTGACCTGATATCAAGAAACTTGAACTTAATGTGA
- the LOC137978795 gene encoding proton-coupled folate transporter-like, whose amino-acid sequence MACLSQLRKITVEPVLLFYMLCFFMSFPLLQQLAFKKICLGKYGHETCKNLTKSQEDFVQGHTSKWILYQSISLTVPSVCSSLIFGSWSDKVGRKLFLVLPSVGGTLLYVNHMLNSAFMSLDVNFLLIGVFISGLFGGFATTLLGVFSYISDITDKSERTLRIAVLESMIFLGATIGHLISGVLVDHGGFMVAFGLCLAVSVFVLIYVYFVLPESYSSLENHERNWALAAVHNHLKASFQFLIKQRPQHQRRNMLVVMFGIMSFVIIIFSGYNDITPLYSKHSPHNFNPSLIGYFLAEVSFFRGLGAILVIPLITWLLKWSDLAIATSGACVTIVFYIFLALASKKWMMFVAGLVAVGSGMPFPCLRSFLSKQVESSELGTLFAVVASLEVIESLLASVIFNNVYSATVGWQPGFSYYLMSGMLVLPVCLMIWLYILQRRENLPTDPADGSLIQGDYLNADGVVNETSSRAQYGSQPSSA is encoded by the exons atggCGTGCTTGAGTCAACTCCGTAAAATCACAGTAGAGCCAGTTTTGCTCTTTTACATGCTGTgctttttcatgtcatttcctcTTCTACAGCAGCTTGCATTTAAGAAGATTTGCCTTGGAAAATATGGCCATGAAACCTGTAAAAACCTCACCAAGTCGCAAGAGGACTTTGTTCAAGGGCACACTTCGAAATGGATTTTGTATCAGTCAATTTCACTGACAGTACCCTCTGTCTGCTCGTCGCTTATATTTGGATCATGGTCGGATAAAGTGGGGCGTAAACTCTTCCTCGTTTTGCCTTCCGTCGGAGGCACTTTGCTTTACGTCAATCATATGCTTAACTCGGCGTTCATGTCTCTCGATGTTAATTTTCTTCTAATTGGCGTGTTTATTTCTGGACTGTTTGGGGGATTCGCAACAACTCTCCTCGGAGTTTTCTCTTATATTTCGGACATAACGGACAAATCGGAGCGCACCTTACGCATAGCTGTTTTAGAATCCATGATTTTCTTGGGAGCCACTATAGGACACCTGATCAGTGGCGTATTAGTTGATCATGGAGGGTTTATGGTTGCTTTTGGACTCTGTTTAGCCGTGAGTGTTTTCGTCTTAATTTACGTCTACTTTGTTCTACCGGAGTCGTATTCCTCACTGGAGAACCACGAAAGAAACTGGGCTTTGGCTGCAGTACATAATCACCTCAAAGCATCATTCCAATTTTTGATCAAACAGCGACCTCAACATCAAAGACGGAACATGCTTGTGGTCATGTTTGGAATAATGTCATTTGTTATAATCA TTTTTTCTGGTTATAATGACATCACTCCGCTTTACAGCAAGCACAGCCCACACAATTTCAACCCCTCGTTAATTGGCTACTTCCTGGCAGAAGTTTCGTTTTTCCGTGGTCTTGGTGCCATTTTGGTGATACCATTGATAACATGGCTTCTAAAATGGTCTGATTTGGCTATTGCTACATCTGGTGCTTGTGTCACCATTGTGTTTTACATTTTTCTTGCGTTAGCATCAAAAAAGTGGATGATGTTCGTTG cTGGATTGGTTGCTGTTGGTTCTGGAATGCCATTTCCTTGTCTCAGATCCTTTTTATCAAAGCAAGTGGAATCGTCAGAACTTG GTACTTTGTTTGCCGTTGTGGCTTCATTGGAAGTTATAGAGTCATTACTGGCATCTGTCATCTTCAACAATGTTTACAGTGCTACTGTGGGATGGCAGCCCGGATTCTCTTACTACCTAATGTCTGGAATGCTTGTTCTTCCTGTATGCTTAATGAT tTGGTTGTACATTTTACAAAGACGCGAGAATCTACCAACAGACCCCGCTGACGGGTCACTTATTCAGGGAGATTATTTGAATGCTGATGGAGTGGTAAACGAGACATCTTCTCGGGCCCAGTACGGAAGCCAACCTTCATCTGCTTAA
- the LOC137978581 gene encoding protein FRG1-like → MFSKMADSYKQVKVGRLKLKGLDDGSGERKKKKKKKREREEDEPTDIDALRHGGWRKVETFAEVSGNIALQTFKKSYIEALNTGLFTVGELREDGENSPAPVEVFTSVPLSEKKIALKSGYGKFMSVNMMGDVTGRSEAIGPQEQFECIFEEDRVALETYNGCFLSVSDEGHISATKKIVGEKETFHIRTSIPKVKVSTSSLPEGEQELRNHEVTFVKKFQSFQDRNLRLSEEDASKLKKARMQGSLHEEMLNRREKMKADRYCK, encoded by the exons AtgttttcaaaaatggcggatAGCTACAAACAAGTCAAAGTTGGTCGTCTGAAACTTAAAGGATTAGACGATGGCTCCGgggaaagaaagaagaagaaaaagaagaaacgagAAAGGGAAGAAGACGAACCGACAGATATAGATGCCCTTCGTCATGGGGGCTGGAGAAAGGTAGAAACCTTTGCTGAAGTTAGTGGAAACATCGCTCTACAGACGTTTAAAAAATCGTATATAGAGGCTTTAAATACTGGCCTGTTTACCGTTGGTGAGCTGAGAGAGGATGGAGAAAATTCCCCGGCTCCTGTTGAAGTGTTTACAAGCGTGCCTTTGTCAGAAAAAAAGATAGCCTTAAAATCTGGTTACG GAAAATTCATGTCTGTTAACATGATGGGGGATGTCACTGGTAGATCTGAAGCTATTGGTCCCCAGGAACAGTTTGAGTGCATATTTGAAGAAGACAGAGTGGCCCTTGAAACATACAATGGGTGCTTTTTATCAGTAAGCGATGAGGGACATATCTCTGCCACGAAGAAAATCGTTGGTGAAAAGGAAACATTTCACATAAGAACCAGCATTCCTAAAGT CAAAGTATCCACCAGCAGCCTTCCAGAAGGTGAGCAGGAATTGCGGAATCATGAAGTCACTTTTGTGAAGAAGTTTCAGAGTTTTCAAGATCGGAATCTTCGTTTGAGTGAGGAGGATGCCAGTAAACTAAAAAAAGCTAGAATGCAGGGCTCACTGCATGAAGAGATGTTAAACCGAAGGGAAAAAATGAAAGCTGATAGGTATTGCAAGTGA